In Rahnella variigena, one DNA window encodes the following:
- a CDS encoding carbohydrate ABC transporter permease, with protein sequence MSILHTVAPAARTRGLSLQLYGYLLLLPALCFLLLFTHYPALATVWESLFSAARSGHSAQFVGLDNYRALLDDDIFMLSLRNNLLYAVITIPLSVILALMMALAVNRRLRGNAITRAAFFIPSLLPMVAIANLWLFFYTPQLGLLNKLLALCSLPAVNWLGEPGTALYSLMAVSVWREAGFFMIFYLAALQQIDPRLAEAAEIEGASRRYFFFRVQWPLLMPTTLFILINASMNAFRIVDQVIAMTNGGPNNSTSLLLFYIYRTAFSYWDLPAASAMTVVLLVILAAIALIKFNLLDKRAHYQ encoded by the coding sequence ATGAGCATCCTGCACACTGTTGCACCGGCCGCCCGCACTCGCGGGCTGTCTTTACAGCTTTATGGTTATCTGCTGCTGTTGCCCGCGCTCTGTTTTTTGCTGCTGTTTACCCATTATCCGGCGCTGGCGACGGTGTGGGAAAGCCTGTTCAGCGCAGCGCGCAGCGGGCATTCCGCGCAGTTTGTCGGTCTGGACAATTACCGCGCACTGCTCGACGACGACATCTTTATGCTGTCGCTGCGCAATAACCTGCTTTATGCCGTGATCACCATCCCGCTGTCGGTCATTCTTGCGCTGATGATGGCGCTGGCCGTGAACCGTCGTCTGCGCGGTAACGCCATCACCCGCGCGGCGTTTTTCATTCCTTCGCTGCTGCCGATGGTGGCGATTGCCAACCTGTGGCTGTTTTTCTATACGCCGCAACTCGGCTTGCTTAACAAGCTGCTGGCGCTGTGTTCGCTGCCGGCGGTCAACTGGCTCGGCGAACCCGGCACGGCGCTTTACAGCCTGATGGCGGTTTCCGTGTGGCGTGAAGCCGGATTCTTTATGATTTTTTATCTGGCGGCGTTGCAGCAAATCGATCCGCGTCTTGCCGAAGCTGCTGAAATTGAGGGAGCGTCGCGGCGCTATTTCTTCTTTCGCGTGCAGTGGCCGTTACTGATGCCGACCACGCTGTTCATCCTGATCAATGCCTCGATGAATGCTTTCAGGATTGTCGATCAGGTGATTGCCATGACCAACGGCGGCCCAAATAACAGCACCAGTTTGTTGCTCTTTTACATCTACCGCACAGCGTTCAGTTACTGGGATTTACCGGCCGCGTCAGCCATGACGGTCGTCTTGCTGGTGATCCTCGCCGCTATTGCGCTGATCAAATTTAATCTGCTGGATAAAAGGGCGCACTATCAGTGA
- a CDS encoding putative hemolysin, with product MITAFRVLLAAGVLVLAACSSHDDSADVVQKGNSVNIGQRTVNIDSPAYAACSMAGGQLRMAPQLDGSRVGMCSMANGRQCSEGALMQGLCKA from the coding sequence ATGATCACTGCGTTTCGCGTGTTACTGGCCGCGGGTGTGTTGGTGTTAGCCGCATGCAGCAGCCACGACGATTCGGCTGATGTTGTGCAAAAAGGCAACAGCGTTAATATCGGACAGCGCACCGTTAATATAGACAGCCCGGCTTATGCAGCCTGTTCCATGGCGGGAGGCCAGTTACGAATGGCGCCGCAGCTTGATGGCAGCCGTGTCGGCATGTGTTCGATGGCGAATGGCCGTCAGTGCTCTGAAGGCGCGCTGATGCAGGGACTCTGTAAAGCCTGA
- the hslJ gene encoding heat shock protein HslJ, producing MKKSLFILAAAMTLGACSMNQDTTVKQNDLQHHRFELLSVDGQTVPAAQGRIPEIEFGSNMHVSGKMCNNFMGQGKLQNNVLTVKGLASTMMLCPDENLNKWDHVISDVLNNGAAVTLQDHKLTLTQGKHQLVYRLKDRM from the coding sequence ATGAAAAAGTCACTGTTTATTCTGGCCGCCGCGATGACTCTGGGTGCCTGCAGCATGAATCAAGACACTACTGTGAAACAAAACGACCTGCAGCATCACCGCTTTGAACTGCTGAGTGTGGATGGTCAGACGGTTCCTGCGGCGCAGGGGCGTATTCCGGAAATCGAATTCGGCTCAAACATGCATGTTTCCGGCAAAATGTGTAACAACTTCATGGGTCAGGGCAAGCTGCAAAACAACGTGCTGACCGTGAAAGGCCTGGCGTCCACCATGATGCTGTGCCCGGATGAAAATCTGAATAAGTGGGATCACGTGATCAGCGACGTTCTGAATAACGGCGCGGCAGTGACCCTGCAGGATCACAAACTGACCCTGACGCAGGGCAAACACCAGCTGGTATATCGTCTGAAAGACCGTATGTAA
- the nifJ gene encoding pyruvate:ferredoxin (flavodoxin) oxidoreductase, whose amino-acid sequence MITTDGNNAVASVAYRTNEVIAIYPITPSSTMAEIAGAWSGEGKQNLWGDVPAVMEMQSEAGAISTVHGALQTGALSTSFTSSQGLLLMIPTLYKLAGELTPFVLHVAARTVATHALSIFGDHSDVMAVRQTGCALLSAASVQEAQDFALISQVASLNSRVPFIHFFDGFRTSHEINKIAPLSDDTLQQMLPQAQIDAHRARALSPDHPVIRGTSANPDTYFQSREATNPYYDATCQHVIDAMNAFAALTGREYKPFEYVGDPQAERVIVLMGSGIGTAEEVIETLNARGEKVGVLKVRLYRPFSAEHMLSVLPQTVKSIAVLDRTKEPGALAEPLYLDVMTALAEAYSRGERDSLPKVTGGRYGLSSKEFGPDCVMSIFRELSLSQPRPRFTVGIYDDVTGLSLPMVEEDLPQHASLEALFYGLGSDGSVSATKNNIKIIGNSTPMYAQGYFVYDSKKAGGLTVSHLRVSEKPIKSAYLVSQAHFVACHQWQFIDLYQMAERLRPGGIFLLNTPFSADEVWARLPLEVQATLIQREARFYVINAAKIARECKLGARINTVMQMAFFHLTQILPGEQALAELQGAIARSYSSKGEEIVTRNWMALAATLEELVSVPLQAIPENPRKRPPIVSDAAPDFVKTVTATMLAGLGDALPVSAFPPDGTWPTGTTQWEKRNIAEEVPIWKPDLCTQCNHCVAACPHSAIRAKVVQPEFMEDAPSALQSLDVKSRDMRGQKYVLQVAPEDCTGCNLCVEVCPAKDRQDPSIKAINMADRIEHLEEERANYDFFLKLPEIDKTTLERIDIRTSQLITPLFEYSGACSGCGETPYIKLLTQLYGDRLLIANATGCSSIYGGNLPSTPYTTNADGRGPAWANSLFEDNAEFGLGFRLTVDQHRRRVLRLVASLEEHIPAELLGGLRDETSTPEVKREHVTALRKILADIDTPDARQLATDADYLVDKSIWLIGGDGWAYDIGFGGLDHVLSLTENVNVLVLDTQCYSNTGGQQSKATPLGAVTKFAEQGKRKSRKDLGVSMMMYGHVYVAQISLGAQLNQTVKAIQEAEAYPGPSLIIAYSPCEEHGYDLALSHDQMKQLTTTGFWPLYRFDPRRVEEGKPALALDSRPPSSGLTDTLNNEQRFRRLNSQQPEVAEMLYAAAEKELQQKYDFLAMLAGKKAEPES is encoded by the coding sequence ATGATCACCACTGACGGTAATAACGCAGTCGCTTCCGTGGCTTATCGCACTAACGAAGTGATTGCCATCTACCCGATCACACCAAGTTCCACCATGGCCGAAATTGCCGGTGCATGGTCAGGCGAAGGAAAGCAAAATCTGTGGGGCGATGTCCCGGCAGTAATGGAAATGCAGTCCGAAGCCGGGGCAATTTCTACGGTTCACGGCGCATTGCAGACCGGTGCGCTGTCGACCTCCTTCACTTCGTCGCAGGGTCTGTTACTGATGATCCCGACGCTCTACAAACTGGCCGGTGAGCTGACGCCGTTCGTGCTGCACGTCGCGGCGCGCACCGTCGCCACCCACGCGCTGTCGATTTTTGGCGATCATTCCGATGTGATGGCCGTGCGCCAGACCGGTTGCGCCCTGCTCTCTGCTGCCAGCGTGCAGGAAGCACAAGACTTCGCGCTGATTTCTCAGGTCGCCAGCCTCAACAGCCGCGTGCCGTTTATTCATTTTTTTGATGGCTTCCGTACCTCGCACGAAATCAACAAAATTGCCCCGCTGAGCGATGACACGCTCCAGCAGATGCTGCCGCAGGCGCAGATTGACGCACACCGCGCACGCGCCCTTTCGCCGGATCATCCGGTGATCCGCGGGACGTCTGCTAACCCGGACACCTATTTCCAGTCACGCGAAGCCACCAATCCGTATTACGACGCGACCTGTCAGCACGTTATCGACGCCATGAATGCGTTTGCCGCCCTCACCGGCCGCGAATATAAGCCGTTCGAATATGTCGGCGATCCGCAGGCAGAACGGGTGATTGTGCTGATGGGTTCCGGGATCGGCACCGCCGAAGAAGTGATTGAAACCCTGAATGCGCGCGGTGAGAAAGTCGGCGTGCTGAAAGTGCGTCTGTACCGTCCGTTCAGCGCCGAACATATGCTATCCGTGCTGCCGCAGACGGTTAAAAGCATTGCTGTGCTCGATCGCACCAAAGAGCCGGGCGCGCTGGCTGAGCCGTTATACCTCGACGTGATGACCGCACTGGCAGAAGCGTATAGCCGTGGCGAACGGGATTCGCTGCCAAAAGTGACCGGCGGACGTTACGGGCTTTCCTCGAAAGAGTTCGGCCCCGACTGCGTGATGTCGATATTCCGCGAGCTGTCACTCAGTCAGCCACGTCCGCGCTTTACCGTCGGCATTTATGACGACGTGACAGGCCTTTCCCTGCCAATGGTGGAAGAAGATTTACCGCAGCACGCCTCCCTTGAAGCCTTGTTCTACGGGCTGGGCAGTGACGGTTCGGTATCTGCCACCAAGAACAACATCAAGATTATCGGCAACAGCACACCGATGTATGCGCAGGGGTATTTCGTTTACGACTCCAAAAAGGCCGGTGGTCTGACGGTGTCGCATCTGCGCGTCAGCGAAAAGCCGATCAAATCCGCGTATCTGGTCAGCCAGGCGCATTTCGTCGCCTGTCATCAGTGGCAGTTTATCGATCTGTATCAGATGGCAGAACGTCTGCGTCCGGGCGGTATTTTCCTGCTCAATACGCCGTTCAGCGCTGATGAAGTCTGGGCACGTTTACCGCTGGAAGTTCAGGCGACGCTTATCCAGCGTGAAGCCCGTTTTTATGTGATTAACGCCGCCAAAATTGCCCGTGAATGCAAACTCGGCGCGCGCATTAACACCGTCATGCAGATGGCGTTCTTCCACCTGACGCAGATCCTGCCGGGCGAACAGGCGCTCGCCGAATTGCAGGGCGCAATTGCCCGCAGCTACAGCAGCAAAGGGGAGGAAATCGTCACCCGCAACTGGATGGCGCTGGCGGCCACGCTGGAAGAACTGGTTTCTGTTCCGTTACAGGCGATTCCGGAAAATCCACGCAAACGCCCGCCGATTGTGTCCGACGCTGCGCCGGATTTCGTCAAAACCGTCACTGCCACCATGCTGGCCGGTCTTGGCGATGCCCTGCCGGTTTCGGCTTTCCCGCCGGACGGCACCTGGCCGACAGGCACCACGCAATGGGAAAAACGCAACATTGCCGAAGAAGTGCCGATCTGGAAGCCGGATTTGTGTACTCAGTGCAACCACTGTGTCGCGGCCTGTCCGCATTCCGCCATCCGCGCCAAAGTGGTACAGCCGGAGTTTATGGAAGACGCGCCGTCTGCACTGCAATCTCTGGATGTGAAATCCCGCGACATGCGCGGCCAGAAATACGTATTGCAGGTTGCGCCTGAAGACTGCACCGGCTGTAATCTGTGCGTGGAAGTGTGCCCTGCGAAAGACCGTCAGGATCCGTCCATCAAAGCCATTAATATGGCCGACCGCATTGAACATCTGGAAGAAGAACGCGCCAACTATGACTTCTTCCTCAAACTGCCGGAAATTGATAAAACCACGCTGGAACGTATCGACATCCGCACGTCGCAGCTGATCACGCCGCTGTTCGAATATTCCGGTGCCTGCTCCGGTTGTGGCGAAACACCTTACATCAAACTACTGACCCAGCTGTACGGCGATCGTTTGCTGATTGCCAACGCCACCGGCTGTTCATCGATTTATGGCGGCAACCTGCCTTCAACGCCGTACACCACCAACGCCGATGGCCGCGGTCCGGCCTGGGCAAACTCGCTGTTTGAAGATAACGCCGAATTCGGGCTGGGCTTCCGTCTGACTGTCGATCAGCATCGCCGTCGCGTGCTGCGTTTAGTCGCCTCGCTGGAAGAACATATTCCCGCAGAGCTGTTAGGCGGCCTGCGCGATGAGACGTCCACGCCGGAAGTGAAACGTGAACATGTCACGGCGCTGCGGAAAATTCTGGCAGACATTGATACGCCGGATGCGCGTCAGCTGGCGACCGACGCCGATTATCTGGTGGATAAATCTATCTGGCTGATTGGCGGCGACGGCTGGGCGTATGACATCGGTTTCGGCGGACTGGATCACGTGCTGAGCCTGACGGAAAACGTCAACGTGCTGGTGCTCGATACCCAGTGTTATTCCAACACCGGCGGCCAGCAGTCGAAGGCAACGCCGCTTGGCGCGGTGACGAAATTTGCCGAACAGGGCAAACGGAAATCGCGTAAGGATCTGGGCGTCAGCATGATGATGTACGGTCATGTGTATGTGGCGCAAATTTCGCTCGGTGCGCAGCTGAACCAGACGGTGAAAGCCATTCAGGAAGCCGAAGCGTATCCGGGGCCGTCGCTGATTATCGCGTACAGTCCGTGCGAAGAACACGGTTACGATCTGGCACTCAGCCATGACCAGATGAAACAGCTGACCACCACCGGTTTCTGGCCGTTGTACCGCTTCGATCCGCGCCGCGTGGAAGAAGGTAAACCGGCACTGGCACTGGATTCAAGGCCACCTTCCAGCGGACTGACCGATACGCTCAACAACGAGCAACGCTTCCGTCGACTGAATTCCCAGCAGCCGGAAGTGGCAGAAATGTTGTATGCGGCGGCAGAGAAAGAGTTGCAGCAGAAATATGACTTCCTAGCCATGCTGGCCGGGAAAAAGGCGGAACCGGAGTCTTAA
- a CDS encoding cellulase family glycosylhydrolase — MKQQWSREQASVWSQQQGWICGFNYLPRTAVNWTEMWQRETFDAPTIDQELGWAHEAGYNQLRINLPFIVWQDDRDGLLARIDAFLAIAARHQIKVMLTLMDDCGFSGDEPFLGPQKAPEPGKHNSQAAASPGRDVVCNRDMWPEVERYVRDIVRYYRTDERIAIWDLYNEPGNRGTFASGLEEVSYDEKLEVFALELMQKAFVWARDEDPLQPLTVCAWHFSQDPDEPENEFFTHPIDVEAAKLSDIISFHAYVATPKLLQALRFWQKFDRPVLCTEWLARHVGSVFEEQLPLFSAFNAGCYQWGLVRGKTQTTLPWPSVRKGNHDYAHLWFHDVLDEYGIPFRRAEMDLVRRLTRMK, encoded by the coding sequence ATGAAACAGCAGTGGAGCAGGGAGCAGGCATCCGTGTGGAGCCAGCAACAAGGCTGGATTTGTGGATTTAACTATCTGCCACGCACGGCGGTGAACTGGACGGAAATGTGGCAGCGCGAGACTTTTGATGCGCCAACTATCGATCAGGAACTCGGCTGGGCGCATGAGGCGGGTTACAACCAGCTGCGCATCAATCTGCCGTTTATTGTCTGGCAGGATGACCGCGACGGTTTGCTGGCGCGTATTGACGCGTTTCTGGCGATTGCTGCCCGTCATCAGATTAAAGTGATGCTGACGCTGATGGATGACTGCGGGTTCTCCGGCGACGAGCCGTTCCTCGGGCCGCAAAAAGCGCCGGAACCGGGTAAACATAACAGCCAGGCGGCAGCCAGTCCGGGGCGCGATGTGGTGTGTAACCGCGATATGTGGCCGGAAGTGGAGCGTTATGTGCGCGATATTGTCCGTTATTACCGCACCGATGAACGTATCGCTATCTGGGATTTGTATAACGAGCCGGGCAACCGTGGCACTTTTGCCAGCGGGCTTGAGGAAGTGTCATACGATGAAAAACTCGAAGTCTTTGCGCTGGAACTGATGCAAAAGGCGTTTGTCTGGGCGCGGGATGAAGATCCGCTTCAGCCGCTGACTGTCTGCGCATGGCATTTCTCGCAGGATCCGGATGAGCCGGAAAACGAATTCTTCACCCATCCCATTGATGTCGAAGCGGCAAAACTTTCCGATATCATCAGTTTCCACGCCTACGTCGCCACGCCGAAGCTTTTGCAGGCGTTGCGTTTCTGGCAGAAATTTGATCGTCCGGTGTTATGTACCGAATGGCTGGCGCGCCACGTCGGTAGCGTGTTCGAGGAACAACTGCCGCTGTTCAGCGCATTCAATGCGGGCTGTTATCAGTGGGGATTAGTGCGCGGTAAAACGCAAACTACGCTGCCGTGGCCCTCGGTGCGTAAGGGCAACCATGATTATGCGCATTTGTGGTTTCACGATGTGCTGGATGAATACGGCATTCCGTTCCGTCGCGCAGAAATGGACCTGGTTCGCCGTTTAACACGAATGAAATAA
- a CDS encoding 6-phospho-beta-glucosidase, whose amino-acid sequence MAASAFPEGFLWGGAIAANQAEGGSFEGGKGLTTVDMIPHGAHRLAVKTGQEKRFSLKEDEFYPAHQAIDFYHRYKEDIALMAEMGFTVFRTSIAWSRIYPNGDELTPNAEGIAFYRDVFAECKKYGIEPLVTLCHFDVPMHLVIEYGSWRNRKMVEFFARYARTCFEAFDGLVKYWLTFNEINILLHSPFSGAGLVFEEGENQEQVKYQAAHHELVASALATKIAHEVNPQNQVGCMLAGGNFYPQTCKPADVWAALQKDRENLFFIDVQARGEYPTYTRRVFADKGVNVVTEPGDAEILKNTVDFVSFSYYASRCASADMNDNNSSAANIVKSLKNPYIDASEWGWGIDPLGLRITMNMMYDRYQKPLFLVENGLGAKDEINAQGEINDDYRISYLREHIHAMGEAITDGVPLIGYTSWGCIDLVSASTGEMSKRYGFVYVDRDDAGNGTLERKRKKSFYWYKKVIASNGVDLD is encoded by the coding sequence ATGGCAGCATCAGCATTTCCTGAAGGTTTTTTATGGGGCGGCGCGATTGCCGCAAATCAGGCTGAGGGCGGCAGTTTTGAAGGCGGAAAAGGCCTGACCACGGTTGATATGATCCCGCACGGCGCGCACCGTCTGGCGGTTAAAACCGGTCAGGAAAAACGTTTCTCACTGAAAGAAGACGAGTTTTATCCGGCGCATCAGGCGATTGATTTCTATCACCGTTATAAAGAAGACATCGCGCTGATGGCTGAAATGGGCTTTACGGTGTTCCGCACGTCAATTGCCTGGAGCCGGATTTATCCCAACGGCGATGAACTGACGCCGAACGCGGAGGGGATCGCGTTTTACCGTGACGTGTTTGCCGAATGCAAAAAGTACGGCATCGAACCGCTGGTCACGCTGTGCCATTTCGATGTGCCGATGCATCTGGTGATCGAATACGGGTCGTGGCGTAACCGTAAAATGGTCGAGTTTTTTGCGCGTTATGCGCGTACCTGTTTTGAAGCGTTCGACGGACTGGTGAAATACTGGCTGACGTTTAACGAGATTAATATTCTGCTGCACAGCCCGTTCTCCGGCGCGGGTCTGGTCTTCGAAGAAGGTGAAAATCAGGAGCAGGTAAAATATCAGGCCGCGCATCATGAGCTGGTTGCCAGTGCTTTAGCGACCAAAATCGCCCATGAAGTGAATCCGCAAAATCAGGTCGGTTGTATGCTGGCGGGCGGGAATTTTTATCCGCAAACCTGCAAGCCTGCGGATGTCTGGGCAGCGTTGCAGAAAGACCGCGAAAACCTGTTCTTCATCGACGTTCAGGCGCGTGGGGAATATCCGACGTACACCCGGCGGGTCTTTGCAGACAAGGGCGTGAACGTGGTGACGGAACCGGGCGACGCAGAGATCCTGAAAAACACCGTCGATTTTGTCTCGTTCAGTTACTACGCGTCACGCTGCGCATCGGCAGACATGAACGACAACAACAGCAGCGCGGCCAACATCGTCAAATCGCTGAAAAACCCCTACATCGACGCCAGCGAATGGGGCTGGGGCATCGATCCGCTTGGCCTGCGCATCACCATGAACATGATGTACGACCGCTATCAGAAACCACTTTTCCTGGTGGAAAACGGCCTCGGCGCGAAAGATGAAATCAACGCGCAAGGTGAAATCAACGACGACTACCGCATCAGCTATCTGCGCGAGCATATTCACGCGATGGGCGAGGCGATCACCGACGGCGTGCCGCTGATCGGCTACACCTCTTGGGGTTGTATCGATCTGGTTTCCGCTTCGACCGGCGAAATGAGTAAACGCTACGGCTTTGTTTACGTCGACCGTGATGATGCCGGAAATGGCACGCTGGAAAGAAAGAGAAAAAAATCGTTTTACTGGTATAAGAAAGTGATCGCCAGCAACGGCGTGGATCTGGACTGA
- a CDS encoding MgtC/SapB family protein translates to MLTDFLLRIALAGALGGLIGIERQLRAKEAGLRTHILVGIGSAMFMIVSKYGFADILMQTHVSFDPSRVAAQVVSGMGFLGAGTIIIQKQIVKGLTTAAGLWVTAAIGLVIGSGLYEIGIYGAFMTLIVLEVFRQISNHWVGHHHLIEIRLMPESVPAVLLSLQKMRIRPGHIKVNQRDEDESKCELVLDVILRPKQSVDKLYEALMSVKGIKRIDIN, encoded by the coding sequence ATGCTGACAGATTTTCTCCTGCGTATTGCCCTCGCCGGAGCCCTGGGTGGCTTAATCGGTATTGAGCGTCAGCTGCGCGCGAAAGAAGCCGGATTACGCACCCATATTCTGGTGGGTATCGGCAGCGCGATGTTTATGATTGTGTCGAAATACGGTTTCGCCGATATCCTGATGCAAACCCACGTCAGTTTCGACCCCAGCCGTGTCGCCGCACAGGTCGTCAGCGGGATGGGTTTCCTCGGCGCCGGGACCATCATTATTCAAAAACAGATTGTGAAAGGCTTAACCACCGCCGCCGGTTTGTGGGTGACCGCCGCCATTGGTCTGGTGATTGGTAGCGGGTTGTACGAAATCGGTATATATGGCGCTTTCATGACCTTAATTGTGCTGGAAGTCTTTCGCCAGATCAGCAATCACTGGGTCGGCCATCACCATTTAATCGAAATACGCCTGATGCCGGAAAGCGTGCCTGCGGTGTTATTATCGTTACAGAAAATGCGTATACGTCCGGGTCATATCAAAGTGAATCAGCGCGACGAAGATGAAAGTAAATGTGAACTGGTTCTGGATGTGATCCTGCGTCCGAAACAAAGCGTGGATAAATTGTACGAGGCGCTGATGTCGGTGAAAGGAATAAAACGCATCGATATTAATTAA
- a CDS encoding ABC transporter ATP-binding protein encodes MSYLSLHHIRKSWGNKVALNDISFDVEEGDFIALLGPSGCGKSTMLRTIAGLESADSGAIYFQHTDVTALTPSQRKLSMVFQSYALFPHMNVRENLLFGLRARGEDKRHFASRLQEVSKLMELEPLLDRLPAQLSGGQQQRVALGRAVIANNKLCLMDEPLSNLDAKLRQSMRREIRAIQKKLGLTMVYVTHDQTEAMSMADKIILLNDGCIEQHDTPDNLYNNPTSIFTAQFIGAPPMNILPLERRGHHHYLATMSLPVVENFHQDAISLGLRAEDIQLIAAENASLTAQVISHEYMGADTLIACALAGYAQPLTVKVAGMKRYAEGQSVGLQWATGAQYFFFTADGKRCYQAEQACQPSDNRVAV; translated from the coding sequence ATGAGCTATTTATCACTTCACCACATCCGAAAATCCTGGGGCAACAAAGTAGCACTTAACGACATCAGCTTTGATGTGGAAGAGGGCGATTTCATTGCGTTGCTGGGGCCTTCCGGCTGCGGGAAATCCACCATGCTGCGCACGATTGCCGGCCTGGAATCCGCGGACAGCGGCGCGATTTATTTCCAGCACACAGACGTGACAGCGCTCACACCGTCACAGCGCAAGCTTTCTATGGTGTTCCAGTCCTACGCACTCTTTCCGCACATGAACGTTCGCGAAAACCTGTTATTCGGATTGCGGGCGCGCGGCGAGGATAAACGTCATTTCGCTTCGCGGTTACAGGAAGTCAGCAAACTGATGGAGCTGGAACCCTTGCTCGACCGGCTTCCGGCGCAGCTTTCCGGCGGACAGCAGCAGCGTGTAGCGCTGGGCCGGGCGGTGATTGCCAATAACAAGCTGTGTCTGATGGATGAACCGCTTTCCAACCTGGACGCCAAGCTGCGTCAGAGTATGCGTCGTGAGATCCGTGCGATTCAGAAAAAGCTCGGTCTGACGATGGTGTACGTCACCCACGATCAGACCGAAGCGATGAGCATGGCGGACAAAATCATTCTGCTCAACGACGGGTGTATCGAACAGCACGACACGCCGGACAATCTCTATAACAACCCCACCAGCATTTTTACCGCGCAATTCATCGGTGCGCCGCCGATGAACATTCTGCCGCTCGAACGCCGGGGTCATCACCATTATCTGGCCACCATGTCCTTGCCGGTGGTGGAAAATTTCCATCAGGACGCGATCAGTCTGGGGCTGCGCGCAGAAGATATTCAGCTGATTGCCGCCGAAAACGCCAGCCTGACCGCGCAGGTGATAAGCCACGAATACATGGGCGCAGATACGCTGATAGCCTGCGCCTTAGCCGGATATGCGCAACCGCTGACGGTCAAAGTCGCCGGGATGAAACGCTACGCCGAAGGCCAGTCCGTCGGGTTGCAGTGGGCGACGGGCGCACAATATTTTTTCTTCACAGCGGACGGAAAACGCTGTTATCAGGCGGAACAAGCCTGCCAGCCTTCAGATAACCGCGTCGCCGTGTAG
- a CDS encoding ABC transporter substrate-binding protein, whose translation MSIAHRLSRLTAAMLLITGTSAFAADPVKLQMYYPIAVGGKISHTVDTLVEDFQKTHPDISIQPVYTGDYATTVTKALTAFRGGNAPQIAVIGDIEAYSLIDAGAILPVSDLANDADGKKWIDGFYPAFIRHIQDKVWGIPFQRSTVVMYWNKQAFEKAGLNGDTPPANWQQVVDFGKKLVMRDGNEVKQWGIEIPSTPNGYWNFQGIAATNGSHLDNGKGTAVTFDTPANVETLQWLTDLSQKEGVSPKGTIAWGTTPQDFIDGKTAMMVTTTGNLTTVRENAKFPFGVAMLPEKTRRGSPTGGGNLYVFKNTTPEQQKAAMAFIRWVSAPDQAARWSIATGYVATSPAAWETPVMQDYVKQVPQALVAREQLKYSQPELSTYNSVQIQELLNHAIEAAVTQAKTPADALSSAQKQADRLLKPYQ comes from the coding sequence ATGTCTATTGCGCACCGTCTCTCACGTCTGACCGCAGCGATGCTTTTAATCACCGGAACCTCGGCTTTTGCGGCGGATCCTGTGAAATTACAAATGTATTACCCGATCGCCGTGGGCGGAAAAATCAGCCATACCGTGGATACGCTGGTGGAAGATTTCCAAAAAACACATCCGGATATCAGCATTCAGCCGGTGTATACCGGGGATTACGCCACCACAGTCACCAAAGCGCTGACCGCGTTCCGTGGTGGCAATGCCCCGCAGATTGCGGTGATTGGCGACATTGAAGCCTATTCGCTGATCGACGCGGGCGCGATTTTGCCGGTCAGTGACCTGGCAAATGACGCAGACGGCAAAAAGTGGATCGACGGTTTTTATCCGGCCTTTATCCGCCATATTCAGGACAAGGTCTGGGGAATTCCGTTCCAGCGTTCAACCGTGGTGATGTACTGGAACAAACAGGCGTTTGAGAAAGCCGGGCTGAATGGCGATACGCCGCCCGCAAACTGGCAGCAGGTGGTGGATTTCGGCAAAAAACTGGTGATGCGTGACGGCAATGAAGTGAAGCAGTGGGGTATCGAAATTCCTTCAACGCCAAACGGTTACTGGAACTTCCAGGGGATTGCCGCCACCAACGGCAGCCATCTGGATAACGGCAAAGGCACGGCGGTCACGTTTGATACGCCGGCTAACGTCGAAACGCTGCAATGGCTGACTGATTTGTCGCAAAAAGAGGGCGTATCACCAAAAGGCACTATTGCGTGGGGCACCACGCCGCAGGACTTTATCGACGGTAAAACGGCGATGATGGTGACCACGACCGGCAACCTGACTACCGTGCGTGAAAACGCAAAATTCCCGTTCGGTGTGGCAATGTTGCCGGAGAAAACCCGGCGCGGCAGCCCGACCGGCGGCGGCAACCTGTACGTTTTCAAAAATACCACACCGGAACAGCAAAAAGCCGCCATGGCGTTTATCCGCTGGGTTTCTGCGCCTGACCAGGCCGCCCGCTGGAGCATCGCGACGGGGTACGTCGCGACATCACCCGCCGCATGGGAAACCCCGGTCATGCAGGATTACGTGAAACAGGTGCCGCAGGCGCTGGTGGCGCGTGAGCAGCTTAAATATTCACAGCCGGAGCTCTCGACGTATAACAGCGTGCAGATCCAGGAACTGCTGAACCACGCGATTGAAGCCGCCGTGACGCAGGCCAAAACGCCGGCAGACGCGCTGAGTTCGGCGCAGAAACAGGCCGACCGCCTGCTGAAACCTTATCAGTAA